One genomic window of Micropterus dolomieu isolate WLL.071019.BEF.003 ecotype Adirondacks linkage group LG06, ASM2129224v1, whole genome shotgun sequence includes the following:
- the LOC123972538 gene encoding olfactomedin-like protein 2B, whose translation MKVEFAVDESGLWLLYPAVDTEGFHQEVILLIHVRPRDLQPIRSFRTGLRRGRYGNSFLVCGVLYAVDSMERRFANVTYAFDTHTLTHTVPSLAFTNMHAHTSQLAYCPLIKKLYAWDDGHQMTYDVIFAY comes from the exons ATGAAG GTGGAGTTTGCTGTTGACGAGTCCGGCCTCTGGCTGCTCTACCCGGCTGTGGACACAGAGGGCTTCCACCAGGAAGTAATCCTGCTCATCCACGTCCGCCCCCGAGACCTGCAGCCAATAAGGAGCTTCCGCACAGGTCTTCGGCGTGGCCGCTATGGAAACAGCTTCCTGGTTTGCGGCGTGCTTTATGCAGTGGACAGCATGGAGCGCCGCTTCGCTAACGTGACATACGCCTTTGACACGCACACGCTCACGCACACCGTGCCGAGCCTGGCGTTCACGAACATGCACGCGCACACCTCCCAGCTGGCTTACTGCCCACTAATCAAGAAACTTTACGCATGGGACGACGGACATCAGATGACGTATGATGTCATCTTTGCTTATTAG
- the olfml2bb gene encoding olfactomedin-like protein 2B: MWRRFSLLLLCCAVSGLDALDAHTSAEPSRDKMLSTLLGGPDKDAPSAAVLEDSLRGGEQQSPQRDAAAVGAERRVQQPTAKPLEEELDNQENIISQLLGDYDKVKTLSSGSDCVCRCIVRPIKRSDCSRIHDGDPASASENFYTVETVAKGTDCKKCVCMAPPSAVNPCEGEYRFKKLQEASKDDIKLATIIDLLEGSLYGMDLLKLHSVTTKLLSRVDNMEKAFARNLTERAKEKERVKDKAKEKEKEKKTQEKKKKVTDLARAGQKSGAAAYANNKKTYEGQLKKNQQQDGLEQHQTRNKTSTQKPMKSKTDPKQPIRDKNSMVVKGVTYYKAEEESYKEEEEEEEEKGMNKTASASVDLLISDQLRPTRSSGPSTAVTTGLDFQDESTRRINPTTTQKTTTTTEPTPTSFKPTPELTTNVPPTAPKPTTAKLTTTSQQTTLAIHTTSPPDTNVGPPIDASPTAESQPGPKSRLSWTESPADQPKTTTKPAVCKDTVASISEPVQHNSYGLSDGAWMRDARGHGSVIYLTGGHYGSDLLEFRDMDTFKSGQASNSYKLPYSFTGTGHVVFNGAFYYNRAFSRDVIRYDLRHRYVAAWTTLHDAILEEQAHRTQTEVEFAVDESGLWLLYPAVDTEGFHQEVILLIHVRPRDLQPIRSFRTGLRRGRYGNSFLVCGVLYAVDSMERRFANVTYAFDTHTLTHTVPSLAFTNMHAHTSQLAYCPLIKKLYAWDDGHQMTYDVIFAY; encoded by the exons ATGTGGCGCAGATTCTCACTGCTGCTTTTATGCTGTGCTGTAAGTGGTCTTGATGCTCTGGACGCGCACACAAGCGCGGAGCCTTCGCGGGACAAGATGCTGTCGACCCTGCTGGGGGGGCCGGATAAAGACGCTCCCTCCGCGGCTGTACTGGAGGACAGTCTGCGAGGCGGGGAGCAGCAGTCCCCGCAGAGAGACGCTGCTGCAGTGGGTGCGGAGAGGAGAGTTCAGCAGCCCACCGCCAAGCCTCTGGAAGAGGAGCTGGACAACCAAGAGAACATCATTAGCCAG TTGCTGGGCGATTACGACAAAGTAAAGACTCTGTCGTCAGGGTCCGACTGTGTGTGTCGCTGTATCGTTCGACCAATCAAACGCTCTGACTGCAGCCGTATCCACGACGGCGACCCGGCATCAGCATCCGAGAATTTTTACACTGTGGAGACGGTCGCCAAAGGGACAGACTgcaagaaatgtgtgtgtatggctCCGCCTTCAGCCGTCAACCCCTGTGAGGGAGAGTACAGGTTCAAAAAATTACAGGAGGCCAGCAAAGATGACATtaag CTGGCAACTATCATCGACTTGCTGGAGGGCTCCTTGTATGGTATGGACTTGTTAAAGCTTCACTCTGTCACCACCAAGCTGCTGAGCAGGGTGGACAACATGGAGAag GCCTTTGCCCGTAATCTTACTGAGAGAGCTAAAGAGAAAGAACGTGTGAAGgacaaagcaaaagaaaaggagaaagagaagaagacccaggagaaaaaaaagaaagttacaGATTTGGCGCGTGCAGGACAGAAAAGTGGAGCAGCTGCTTACGCCAACAATAAG AAGACTTATGAAGGTCAGCTGAAGAAGAACCAACAGCAAGATGGTCTGGAACAACACCAAACCAGGAATAAGACAAGCACTCAAAAGCCAATGAAAAGCAAGACAGACCCaaagcagccaatcagagataAGAACAGCATGGTCGTCAAGGGTGTGACCTATTACAAGGCGGAGGAAGAGAGCtacaaagaggaggaggaggaggaggaggagaaagggatGAATA AAACTGCAAGTGCTTCAGTGGACTTACTGATCTCTGACCAGCTACGACCTACCAGGAGTTCAGGACCTTCAACCGCTGTTACAACAGGACTAGACTTTCAGGACGAATCAACAAGACGGATCAACCCGACTACCACGCAAAAAACCACAACTACAACTGAACCCACTCCCACCTCCTTCAAACCAACACCTGAATTAACTACTAACGTACCACCAACAGCTCCAAAACCAACGACAGCCAAACTGACAACTACTTCCCAACAAACTACACTCGCTATACACACCACCTCACCTCCAGATACCAATGTGGGTCCACCCATTGATGCGTCTCCCACGGCAGAGTCTCAGCCAGGACCTAAGAGTCGACTCAGCTGGACGGAGAGCCCAGCTGACCAGCCAAAGACCACAACAAAGCCTG CGGTCTGTAAGGACACAGTGGCCAGCATCTCTGAACCGGTCCAGCATAACTCTTACGGCCTTAGTGACGGGGCCTGGATGAGAGACGCTCGCGGCCACGGCAGTGTCATCTACCTCACCGGCGGTCATTACGGCAGCGACCTTCTAGAGTTCCGAGACATGGACACCTTCAAATCAG GTCAGGCAAGTAATTCCTACAAGCTGCCCTACAGTTTCACTGGAACAGGCCACGTCGTGTTTAATGGAGCTTTCTACTACAACCGGGCCTTCAGCAGGGACGTCATCAGATACGATCTGAGACACAGATATGTAGCAGCCTGGACCACACTGCATGATGCTATACTGGAGGAGCAAGCTCACAGGACGCAAACTGAA GTGGAGTTTGCTGTTGACGAGTCCGGCCTCTGGCTGCTCTACCCGGCTGTGGACACAGAGGGCTTCCACCAGGAAGTAATCCTGCTCATCCACGTCCGCCCCCGAGACCTGCAGCCAATAAGGAGCTTCCGCACAGGTCTTCGGCGTGGCCGCTATGGAAACAGCTTCCTGGTTTGCGGCGTGCTTTATGCAGTGGACAGCATGGAGCGCCGCTTCGCTAACGTGACATACGCCTTTGACACGCACACGCTCACGCACACCGTGCCGAGCCTGGCGTTCACGAACATGCACGCGCACACCTCCCAGCTGGCTTACTGCCCACTAATCAAGAAACTTTACGCATGGGACGACGGACATCAGATGACGTATGATGTCATCTTTGCTTATTAG